The proteins below are encoded in one region of Synchiropus splendidus isolate RoL2022-P1 chromosome 13, RoL_Sspl_1.0, whole genome shotgun sequence:
- the LOC128770030 gene encoding uncharacterized protein CXorf38 homolog, whose amino-acid sequence MVHTELVLRLNDRQYTNWLKAGRCLLILKEALHPFIDARMRTFHRDLLCGNPFLRKPCHSLTCRPRRNKLSGACALCAEWQAEILRHHRQPEVTINWDNCYPPSWRGDHWEVAKAYMPRGQAKVKRADQCDAAALLNLINHCWCFQSVDTYCVREVISYRNQLMHSCELRVEDEWLQNFQTTLAHFTRLFRELPQMAAAGRQIHQMLSVDLSISVSGSDQLVTDALDGPETSADLISQWEAELLREKLQELFAVASEEESPQSLDRKEVSSLSGFLQANKDLSQRFSEELQVIALQAGTEEARTAD is encoded by the exons ATGGTCCACACTGAACTTGTACTCCGCCTGAACGACAGACAGTACACCAACTGGCTGAAGGCAGGTCGTTGTCTGCTCATCCTGAAGGAAGCGCTCCATCCCTTCATCGACGCTCGGATGAGAACTTTCCACAGAGACCTCCTCTGCGGAAACCCCTTTCTGAGGAAGCCATGTCACTCTTTGACTTGTAGACCAAGAAGGAATAAG CTGTCCGGGGCTTGCGCACTGTGTGCAGAGTGGCAGGCTGAAATCTTGAGGCACCACCGACAGCCGGAGGTGACCATCAACTGGGACAACTGCTACCCTCCATCCTGGAGAGGAGACCACTGGGAAGTGGCCAAG GCCTACATGCCCCGAGGTCAAGCCAAAGTGAAAAGAGCTGATCAGTGCgacgctgctgctctgctcaacCTCATCAACCACTGTTGGTGTTTCCAGTCAGTAGATACATACTGTGTGAGAGAG GTCATCAGTTACAGAAACCAGCTGATGCACTCCTGCGAGCTGCGTGTGGAGGACGAGTGGCTGCAGAACTTCCAGACAACGCTCGCTCACTTCACCCGTCTTTTCAGGGAGCTTCCTCAGATGGCTGCAGCGGGGCGACAGATCCACCAG ATGCTGAGCGTGGATTTGTCAATAAGCGTATCAGGCTCGGACCAGCTGGTGACTGATGCTTTGGACGGGCCGGAGACCAGCGCGGACTTGATCAGCCAATGGGAAGCTGAGTTGCTGCGggagaagctgcaggagctgtTCGCTGTTGCAAGTGAGGAAGAAAGTCCACAGTCGTTG GATCGCAAAGAGGTTTCAAGTCTGTCAGGCTTCCTGCAGGCCAACAAAGATCTGAGCCAGAGGTTCTCAGAGGAGCTACAGGTCATAGCCCTGCAAGCGGGAACAGAGGAGGCCCGAACTGCAGATTAA